One genomic segment of Mycolicibacterium psychrotolerans includes these proteins:
- a CDS encoding SufE family protein has translation MSMPAALAEVVSDFQDVEGQDKLAMLLEFANELPALPSTLEEAAMEPVPECQSPLFLYVDAGDRSNVRLYFSAPAEAPTTRGFAAILAAGLDRQSAEDILAVPDDFYTSLGLGALISPLRLRGMSAMLTRIKRRLRG, from the coding sequence GTGAGTATGCCCGCGGCGTTGGCCGAGGTGGTCTCCGACTTTCAGGACGTCGAAGGCCAAGACAAGCTGGCGATGCTGCTGGAGTTCGCCAACGAGTTACCCGCATTGCCGTCGACCCTGGAGGAGGCGGCGATGGAACCGGTACCCGAGTGCCAGTCCCCGCTGTTCCTGTACGTCGACGCCGGCGACCGCTCGAACGTGCGGCTGTACTTCAGCGCACCGGCCGAGGCCCCGACCACCCGCGGGTTCGCCGCGATCCTGGCGGCCGGCCTGGACAGGCAGTCGGCTGAGGACATCCTCGCCGTGCCCGACGACTTCTACACCTCGCTCGGGCTGGGCGCGCTCATCAGCCCGCTACGGCTGCGCGGCATGTCGGCGATGCTGACCCGGATCAAGCGGCGGCTTCGGGGCTGA
- a CDS encoding acyltransferase family protein has protein sequence MRTLAVLAVFATHLIGWPRGGFVGIDVFFVISGFFVTDMLLRAAGPTGAVSPGRFWLDRARRILPTALAVLIATYVASVFLLPDRVHDIGVDALFSLVFLANWRFAAPGIEPGSPLLHYWPLSIEEQFYLVWPLLVLAITALVVRRAWSRGRWVGLVAATSGVLTAASLGWATYQTAFSPHGAFFDTAARAWELGVGALLATAVGVFTHTPVWMRPLLSWAGVALITASLVLISPDSGGFPVPWALLPVAGTALVIAAGIGSEPMFQPLLRNQAATYLGDLSYALYLVHWPVIVLLGTVMDTSVYFYAGALALSFGLAIACHHFLENPLRHGSWSAVRQAREDMRHGLFHVERSTKVAAVAALILITLSVITFAARPDRYQQTHPAAPCCGHIE, from the coding sequence TTGCGAACGCTGGCCGTTCTGGCCGTGTTCGCCACCCACCTCATCGGCTGGCCGCGCGGTGGTTTCGTCGGCATCGACGTCTTCTTCGTGATCTCCGGGTTCTTCGTCACCGACATGCTGCTGCGCGCCGCCGGACCCACCGGGGCGGTGTCGCCGGGCCGTTTCTGGCTCGACCGCGCCCGCCGCATCCTGCCCACCGCGCTCGCCGTGCTGATCGCCACGTACGTCGCGTCGGTGTTCCTGCTGCCCGACCGTGTCCATGACATCGGCGTCGACGCCCTGTTCTCATTGGTCTTCCTCGCCAACTGGCGCTTCGCCGCCCCCGGCATCGAGCCGGGTTCCCCGCTGCTGCACTACTGGCCGTTGTCCATCGAGGAGCAGTTCTACCTCGTGTGGCCGCTGCTCGTCCTCGCGATCACCGCGCTCGTCGTCCGCCGCGCCTGGAGCCGGGGGCGCTGGGTCGGCCTGGTCGCGGCCACCAGCGGCGTACTCACCGCCGCATCGCTGGGCTGGGCCACCTACCAGACCGCGTTCTCTCCGCATGGGGCGTTCTTCGACACCGCCGCCCGTGCCTGGGAACTCGGCGTCGGCGCACTGCTCGCCACCGCGGTCGGCGTCTTCACCCACACGCCAGTCTGGATGCGCCCGTTGCTGTCCTGGGCCGGGGTCGCGCTCATCACGGCAAGCCTGGTCCTCATCTCCCCCGACTCCGGCGGCTTCCCCGTCCCGTGGGCACTGCTGCCGGTCGCCGGCACCGCGCTCGTCATCGCCGCCGGCATCGGCAGCGAACCGATGTTCCAGCCTTTACTACGCAACCAGGCCGCCACCTACCTCGGCGACCTGTCCTACGCCCTCTATCTGGTGCACTGGCCCGTGATCGTCCTTCTCGGCACCGTGATGGACACCAGCGTCTACTTCTACGCCGGCGCGCTGGCCCTGTCCTTCGGCCTGGCGATCGCCTGCCACCACTTCCTGGAAAACCCACTGCGACACGGAAGTTGGAGCGCGGTCCGGCAAGCCCGCGAGGACATGAGACACGGCTTGTTCCATGTGGAGCGATCCACCAAGGTCGCCGCCGTCGCCGCACTGATTCTGATCACGCTGTCCGTCATCACCTTCGCCGCACGCCCCGACCGCTACCAGCAGACCCACCCCGCCGCGCCGTGCTGCGGCCACATTGAGTAA
- a CDS encoding polysaccharide biosynthesis tyrosine autokinase, whose product MTFQDFTRILRTRWKIICGVLAIAVLGAVAYLLLAAPQYQATTRLFVSTTSDGTNTQTNDGGLFAQRRVLSYTELLQGALLAQRTIDKLGLDMTAAELQAEVTAVAPTDTVLIDVTVQDSSPTRARDIANTLSDEFVVMAAALETPDLGARPNAQIVVQQRAGVPEDPVSPKKARTVGVAAVVGLLLGVLAALVRDRLDPTVRRPEMVESATGVGVVGDIPVEAGHGDGPVLAFGRDDATVADAFRELRTNLQSLEVEPGPRVLLVASSVAGDGRTTTAVNLALALAEADHSVVVVDTDLRRPRVASCLDLPGEAGVSTVLAGGVELSAALQQTRYAGVSALAAGEVPANPAEILGTQRLRNLLEALSSHFDYVVLDSPPLTVKDATILSASVQGVLLVVRYGHSARKQLAATVATLKRAGAPLVGAVVMAPAGKAARGGRAQRLGAHQR is encoded by the coding sequence TTGACGTTCCAGGACTTCACGCGGATTCTGCGGACCCGCTGGAAAATCATTTGCGGTGTTTTGGCCATCGCCGTGCTCGGCGCGGTCGCTTATCTGTTGCTCGCCGCGCCGCAATATCAGGCAACGACGCGGTTGTTCGTGTCGACCACTTCTGACGGCACCAACACGCAGACCAACGACGGCGGGCTGTTCGCCCAGCGTCGCGTGCTGTCCTACACCGAGCTCCTGCAGGGCGCCCTGCTGGCGCAGCGCACGATCGACAAACTCGGCCTCGACATGACCGCCGCCGAGTTGCAGGCCGAGGTCACCGCCGTCGCCCCGACGGACACCGTGCTGATCGACGTCACGGTGCAGGACTCGTCGCCGACGCGGGCCCGCGACATCGCCAACACGCTGTCCGACGAGTTCGTCGTCATGGCCGCCGCGCTGGAGACCCCGGATCTGGGCGCCCGGCCGAACGCGCAGATCGTCGTCCAGCAGCGCGCCGGCGTCCCCGAGGATCCGGTGTCGCCGAAGAAGGCGCGCACGGTGGGTGTCGCGGCCGTGGTCGGGCTGCTGCTGGGTGTGCTCGCCGCGCTGGTCCGGGACCGTCTGGACCCGACGGTCAGGCGGCCGGAGATGGTGGAGAGCGCCACGGGCGTCGGCGTGGTCGGCGACATCCCGGTCGAGGCCGGCCACGGCGACGGACCGGTGCTCGCCTTCGGGCGTGACGACGCGACGGTCGCCGACGCCTTCCGCGAGTTGCGGACCAACCTGCAGTCGCTGGAAGTCGAGCCCGGGCCCCGGGTGCTGCTGGTCGCAAGTTCGGTGGCCGGCGACGGACGGACCACCACCGCGGTCAACCTCGCCCTCGCGCTGGCCGAGGCCGATCACTCGGTGGTCGTCGTCGACACCGACCTGCGCCGGCCCCGGGTCGCGTCGTGCCTGGACCTCCCGGGAGAGGCGGGCGTGTCCACCGTCCTGGCCGGCGGCGTGGAGCTGTCCGCGGCGCTGCAGCAGACGCGGTACGCGGGCGTCTCGGCGCTCGCCGCCGGGGAGGTCCCGGCCAACCCCGCGGAGATCCTCGGCACTCAGAGGTTGCGAAATCTCCTCGAGGCGTTGAGCAGTCACTTCGACTACGTCGTGCTCGATTCGCCGCCCCTGACGGTCAAGGACGCAACGATCCTCAGCGCCTCGGTGCAGGGCGTGTTGCTCGTCGTGCGGTACGGACACAGCGCCCGCAAGCAGCTCGCGGCCACCGTCGCCACGTTGAAGAGGGCGGGTGCGCCACTGGTCGGGGCAGTCGTGATGGCACCCGCCGGCAAGGCCGCCCGGGGCGGGCGCGCGCAGCGCCTCGGCGCGCACCAGAGATAA
- a CDS encoding oligosaccharide flippase family protein: MSPSFARNTLLGFASGAAVALAGFVGNAIVARLLGPERLGAFAYVVWCVTVAATIAAVGIDVVQQRFIPNLRAEGRDDEAEGLIGATTRFSMTAMTVVGVVLVGYLCGPGQGALSGTSPEVVITVAAIWFVSWRLGDLYLFYLRGEQHFGEVAKLSAVSALLKVSTMALGAWLFGIPGALAGYIAANLLPASRVFRLLRKKPRVGSGLRREVVKFALGSWAVGVIGSLVFGRTQVVFLEHYTGLTAVGLFAAAVTVAEMAVQLPPLLLSALLPRFSEQHGMGAEEHMLRLYRTTTALIAMVIVPLCLGLAAVAPVLIPALFGAEFADAVPAASVLLVAAAISSLGVTTLYLLYSTGKTGLLVISNAAGLAITVVLGFLLIPRYGLMGAAWSRGIAQVLVVLVETWYVTRRLAFRPPYRVLAALTVAALAQAAVAYLITVQWGGSVSLVASIPAAIVVYLLALRALSVTSMVDSGLMNRLVERAPEHRRPAVRRILKL; encoded by the coding sequence ATGTCTCCCAGCTTCGCCCGGAACACGTTGCTGGGCTTCGCGTCCGGTGCGGCGGTCGCGCTGGCGGGGTTCGTCGGCAACGCCATCGTCGCGCGGCTGCTGGGCCCGGAGCGGCTGGGTGCGTTCGCCTACGTCGTGTGGTGCGTGACGGTCGCGGCGACCATTGCCGCGGTCGGGATCGACGTGGTGCAGCAGCGGTTCATCCCGAACCTGCGCGCCGAGGGCCGCGATGACGAGGCCGAGGGGCTGATTGGCGCGACCACGCGGTTCTCGATGACCGCGATGACCGTCGTCGGCGTGGTGCTGGTCGGCTACCTGTGTGGGCCCGGCCAAGGGGCACTGTCGGGTACCTCACCCGAGGTGGTCATCACCGTCGCCGCGATCTGGTTCGTGTCGTGGAGGCTCGGCGATCTCTACCTGTTCTATCTGCGCGGCGAACAGCACTTCGGCGAAGTGGCCAAACTGTCGGCCGTCTCGGCACTGCTGAAGGTGTCGACGATGGCGCTGGGCGCGTGGCTGTTCGGGATACCCGGGGCGCTCGCCGGCTACATCGCCGCCAACCTCCTGCCGGCGAGCCGGGTGTTCCGGCTGCTTCGCAAGAAACCACGCGTCGGGTCGGGGCTGCGGCGCGAGGTCGTGAAGTTCGCGTTGGGCAGCTGGGCGGTGGGCGTCATCGGAAGCCTGGTGTTCGGCCGCACCCAGGTGGTGTTCCTCGAGCACTACACGGGCCTCACCGCCGTCGGATTGTTCGCGGCTGCGGTGACGGTGGCCGAGATGGCGGTCCAGCTTCCGCCGCTGCTGCTTTCGGCTCTGCTGCCACGGTTCAGCGAGCAGCACGGCATGGGCGCCGAGGAGCACATGCTGCGGCTGTACCGGACGACGACGGCGTTGATCGCGATGGTGATCGTGCCGCTGTGCCTGGGGCTGGCCGCTGTGGCGCCGGTGCTGATTCCCGCGCTGTTCGGCGCCGAGTTCGCCGACGCGGTGCCGGCGGCCTCGGTGCTGCTGGTCGCCGCGGCCATCAGCAGCCTCGGCGTCACCACCCTGTACCTGCTCTACAGCACGGGCAAGACCGGCCTGCTGGTGATCTCGAACGCCGCCGGGCTGGCGATCACCGTCGTGCTGGGCTTCCTGCTGATCCCGCGGTACGGGCTGATGGGCGCCGCCTGGTCCCGCGGTATCGCGCAGGTGCTGGTCGTTCTCGTCGAAACCTGGTACGTCACAAGGCGTCTGGCATTCCGGCCGCCGTACCGTGTGCTCGCCGCGCTCACCGTGGCCGCACTGGCGCAAGCCGCGGTCGCGTACCTGATCACCGTGCAGTGGGGCGGGTCGGTCTCCTTGGTGGCGTCCATTCCGGCCGCGATCGTCGTCTACCTCCTTGCGCTGCGCGCGTTGTCGGTGACGTCGATGGTGGACTCTGGGCTGATGAACCGGCTGGTGGAGCGGGCTCCCGAGCACCGCAGACCCGCGGTGCGCAGGATCTTGAAACTCTAG
- a CDS encoding glycosyltransferase family 2 protein gives MTAEHAVSVVIPTIVRPSLRRAVESALAQTLPPLEVIVVVDAPGEPDLPQSAAVRVITTPGRVGPSRAKHLGIETASGTVIALLDDDDVWLPEKLERQLAAAPPGDEWVMSCRFRRLLEGGEPVIGPRTLIGPHEAVAPYLFEMRERQAFNMVQTSTLVFPRHVVQTVPMSVAEGSIHDDPTWLMEVRRAFPELPIIQLPDPLVDIVWTAASVSRAGVDRSAEYIDWGRRELAGETARVRGDYMLTSAVGSALGAGSLRGVLTSIGAGVRYGRPGALAWASAAKSLLRLRRRRAA, from the coding sequence ATGACGGCTGAACATGCGGTCAGCGTGGTGATCCCGACGATCGTCCGCCCCAGTCTGCGGCGCGCGGTGGAATCCGCTCTGGCACAGACTCTTCCGCCACTCGAGGTCATCGTCGTCGTCGACGCGCCGGGGGAGCCGGACCTGCCCCAGTCCGCCGCCGTCCGGGTGATCACCACGCCGGGGCGGGTGGGTCCGAGCCGGGCCAAGCACCTCGGCATCGAGACGGCCTCGGGCACCGTGATCGCGCTGCTCGACGACGACGACGTGTGGCTGCCCGAGAAGCTCGAGCGGCAGCTGGCGGCCGCTCCGCCGGGCGACGAGTGGGTCATGTCGTGCCGCTTCCGCCGCCTGCTCGAGGGCGGCGAACCCGTCATCGGGCCGCGCACACTCATCGGTCCGCACGAAGCGGTCGCCCCGTATCTGTTCGAGATGCGGGAGCGGCAGGCGTTCAACATGGTGCAGACCTCGACGCTCGTGTTCCCCCGGCATGTGGTGCAGACGGTGCCGATGTCGGTGGCCGAGGGGTCGATCCACGACGACCCGACGTGGCTGATGGAGGTGCGGCGGGCCTTCCCGGAGCTGCCGATCATCCAGCTGCCCGACCCTCTGGTCGACATCGTGTGGACGGCGGCGTCGGTGTCGCGGGCGGGGGTGGACCGCAGCGCGGAGTACATCGACTGGGGGCGGCGCGAACTCGCCGGCGAAACGGCCAGGGTGCGGGGTGATTACATGTTGACCTCGGCGGTCGGGTCGGCGCTGGGGGCGGGATCGCTGCGCGGCGTCCTGACGTCGATCGGGGCTGGGGTGCGGTACGGCCGGCCCGGCGCGCTGGCGTGGGCCAGCGCGGCCAAGTCGCTGCTGCGGCTGCGTCGCCGGCGGGCGGCCTGA
- a CDS encoding O-antigen ligase family protein: MRYTVFAPAPTGLAPNAGVRFPRLERHALAWLIILAIALVVVPEAINYVIVKHSPDLPPLEDSAGSSEVPLAHLARLAGSAVLLAYTSAVVLLTRGRPDRAITGLLILLLAVDMPYVLSPSLPPTADFPKILLANLFVVALWKTGASIDALKWLPILVTGIGVYSLIGGLIAPEYMMYNIVSEKAIIGGWELAGPFGHGNVLGMYCAVAFSLVPLIPGRRWQLFCGAVLFSTVLASASRTAVIATALVLLWWSACRIRSMVNVRFAGTVFAGVTATTMAVMPFLPWDPQAFTERAAIWVASLAAWQRSPLVGLGVNWFLIDARSNANDAAWAFVGTGHNLIIDTLVKSGVIGVAVLAPVIVLAILAARSLPAVNQQIALFGYLGAFFVAASTEAVWAVLPNLQLFPISGMIFAMLILSRYSRPVAQAPA; the protein is encoded by the coding sequence ATGCGCTACACCGTGTTCGCGCCGGCCCCGACGGGCCTGGCTCCGAACGCCGGGGTGCGCTTCCCGCGTCTGGAACGGCACGCGCTGGCATGGTTGATCATCCTGGCGATCGCCCTCGTCGTCGTTCCCGAGGCGATCAACTACGTCATCGTCAAGCATTCGCCGGACCTGCCGCCGCTGGAGGATTCGGCGGGCTCCTCGGAGGTGCCGCTGGCCCACCTCGCCCGCCTGGCCGGATCGGCGGTGCTACTGGCCTACACGTCGGCCGTGGTGCTGCTGACCCGCGGCCGTCCGGACCGCGCCATCACCGGCCTGCTGATCCTGCTGCTCGCCGTCGACATGCCCTACGTCCTCAGCCCGTCGCTGCCGCCGACCGCTGACTTTCCGAAGATCCTGCTGGCGAATCTGTTCGTCGTCGCGCTGTGGAAGACCGGGGCCTCGATCGACGCGCTGAAATGGCTGCCGATCCTGGTCACCGGCATCGGGGTGTACTCGTTGATCGGCGGGCTGATCGCGCCGGAGTACATGATGTACAACATCGTCTCGGAGAAGGCCATCATCGGCGGCTGGGAGCTGGCCGGCCCGTTCGGGCACGGCAACGTGCTCGGAATGTATTGCGCGGTGGCGTTTTCGCTGGTGCCGTTGATCCCCGGGCGGCGATGGCAGCTGTTCTGCGGCGCCGTCCTGTTCAGCACGGTCCTCGCGTCGGCGTCGCGGACCGCGGTGATCGCGACCGCGCTGGTGCTGCTGTGGTGGTCGGCCTGCCGTATCCGGTCGATGGTCAACGTGCGGTTCGCCGGAACGGTGTTCGCCGGCGTCACCGCGACGACGATGGCCGTCATGCCCTTCCTGCCCTGGGATCCGCAAGCGTTCACCGAGCGGGCCGCGATATGGGTGGCGAGCCTCGCCGCGTGGCAGCGCTCCCCACTGGTCGGCTTAGGGGTCAACTGGTTCCTCATCGATGCGCGGTCGAACGCCAACGACGCCGCGTGGGCGTTCGTGGGCACCGGCCACAATCTGATCATCGACACGCTGGTGAAGTCCGGGGTGATCGGGGTGGCGGTGCTGGCGCCGGTGATCGTGCTCGCGATCCTGGCCGCCCGTTCATTGCCGGCCGTGAACCAGCAGATCGCGTTGTTCGGTTACCTGGGTGCTTTTTTCGTCGCCGCGTCCACCGAGGCGGTGTGGGCTGTGCTGCCGAACCTGCAACTCTTCCCGATCAGCGGCATGATCTTCGCGATGCTGATCCTGTCCCGGTACAGCAGACCGGTCGCGCAGGCGCCGGCATGA
- a CDS encoding sulfurtransferase: protein MPLPPDPSPALQSYAHPERLVTADWLSGNLGRPGLAIVESDEDVLLYDTGHIPGAVKIDWHTDLNDPNVRDYITGEQFADLMNRKGISRDDTVVIYGDKSNWWAAYALWVFTLFGHPDVRLLDGGRSLWINDGRDTTLDVPSKQTTGYPVVERNDAPIRAFKDDVLAALGKEPLIDVRSPQEYTGERTHMPDYPEEGALRGGHIPTAVSVPWAKAAQDNGKFRSRVELDELYGFLEPDKNTIAYCRIGERSSHTWFVLTYLLGRENVRNYDGSWTEWGNAVRVPVAVGEEPGEAP, encoded by the coding sequence GTGCCGCTACCGCCTGATCCCAGTCCTGCTCTGCAGTCCTACGCCCACCCCGAACGGCTGGTCACGGCCGACTGGCTGTCGGGCAACCTCGGCCGGCCGGGCCTGGCCATCGTCGAGTCCGACGAGGACGTGCTGCTCTACGACACCGGCCACATCCCCGGCGCGGTGAAGATCGACTGGCACACCGACCTCAACGACCCGAACGTGCGCGACTACATCACCGGCGAGCAGTTCGCCGACCTGATGAACCGGAAGGGCATCTCCCGCGACGACACCGTGGTCATCTACGGCGACAAGAGCAACTGGTGGGCGGCCTACGCGCTGTGGGTGTTCACGCTGTTCGGCCACCCCGATGTGCGCCTGCTCGACGGCGGCCGCTCGCTGTGGATCAACGACGGCCGCGACACCACGCTCGACGTGCCGAGCAAGCAGACCACCGGCTACCCCGTCGTCGAACGCAACGACGCCCCGATCCGCGCGTTCAAGGACGACGTCCTCGCGGCGCTGGGTAAGGAGCCGCTGATCGACGTCCGCTCCCCGCAGGAGTACACCGGCGAGCGCACCCACATGCCGGACTACCCCGAAGAGGGCGCGCTGCGCGGCGGCCACATCCCGACCGCGGTGTCCGTGCCGTGGGCCAAGGCCGCGCAGGACAACGGAAAGTTCCGCAGCCGCGTCGAACTCGACGAGCTGTACGGCTTCCTCGAGCCCGACAAGAACACCATCGCGTACTGCCGCATCGGGGAACGGTCCAGCCACACCTGGTTCGTGCTGACCTATCTGCTCGGCCGCGAGAACGTGCGCAACTACGACGGCTCGTGGACCGAGTGGGGCAACGCGGTGCGGGTTCCCGTCGCTGTCGGGGAAGAGCCGGGCGAGGCGCCGTGA
- a CDS encoding diguanylate cyclase domain-containing protein, which translates to MSTTPESSTGGNSGRHVDTAEERYRRLVDLSPDPMCVHSDGRVVYVNPAGVRGFGAHSAEQLVGRPITDFVQPHWIDSMLTRILALSREGDSSPASEAILRRLDGSPLEVEAVSVLTTWDGEPAYQVIFRDLTAQKAAEATLRYQAALVNHVSDAIIATTADGTVTSWNAAAAAVYRRPVERALGLPLTEAVDGDVDLAGIVAGGGVVLATHRAADGSAVNVRLSVTAMGDGYVVLCSDYTAQRRAEIHFESVVRSLHDGVVVLDRHGKPQSINPAARRILRLGTDDLVADYETGALTFPVFNRRGVKIGDNELGSVKLMFANAPLENMVVGVERADGTQAWLSVNCGLLDPDDAENSALLVSFADITAEHNARAHLAYQAHHDPLTGLPNRAQIEARLARAATTGVQPLAAVLFVDLDNLKAINDDLGHHAGDRALRETARRLRNSVRDGDFVGRLSGDEFVVLLYGFLDRPALEALAARMHGEFAEPIYVASRLRRVSVSIGVTELSAEDQRNVEDILRDADAAMYRAKILRAGTCFG; encoded by the coding sequence GTGAGTACAACGCCGGAATCGAGCACAGGGGGCAACTCCGGACGCCACGTCGATACGGCGGAGGAGCGTTACCGTCGGCTTGTCGATCTCAGCCCTGACCCGATGTGCGTGCATTCCGATGGTCGGGTGGTCTACGTCAATCCCGCGGGCGTCCGGGGTTTCGGCGCACACAGCGCCGAGCAATTGGTGGGGCGTCCGATCACCGATTTCGTTCAGCCCCACTGGATCGATTCGATGCTGACACGGATCCTCGCGCTGTCCCGCGAAGGTGACAGCTCGCCGGCCTCCGAAGCCATCCTGCGTCGCCTCGACGGCAGCCCGCTGGAGGTCGAGGCGGTATCGGTGTTGACCACCTGGGACGGCGAACCCGCCTACCAGGTCATCTTCCGCGACCTGACCGCGCAGAAGGCTGCCGAGGCAACGCTGCGCTACCAGGCGGCGTTGGTGAACCATGTCAGTGACGCGATCATCGCCACGACGGCAGACGGCACCGTCACCAGCTGGAATGCGGCCGCGGCGGCGGTCTACCGCCGCCCGGTCGAGCGCGCTCTCGGCTTGCCGCTCACCGAAGCCGTCGACGGCGACGTCGACCTGGCCGGCATCGTCGCCGGCGGCGGGGTCGTGCTCGCCACGCACCGCGCGGCGGACGGCTCTGCGGTCAACGTCCGGCTGTCGGTCACGGCGATGGGCGACGGTTACGTGGTGCTGTGTTCGGATTACACAGCGCAGCGGCGAGCGGAGATTCACTTCGAGTCCGTCGTGCGGTCCTTGCATGACGGAGTCGTCGTCCTCGACCGTCACGGGAAACCCCAATCGATCAACCCGGCGGCCCGTCGAATACTGCGTTTGGGCACAGACGATCTGGTTGCCGACTACGAAACTGGCGCGCTCACATTCCCCGTCTTCAATCGCCGAGGCGTCAAGATCGGCGACAACGAACTGGGCTCCGTCAAGCTGATGTTCGCCAACGCCCCGCTGGAGAACATGGTCGTCGGCGTCGAAAGGGCGGACGGCACACAAGCGTGGCTGTCGGTCAACTGCGGTCTGCTGGACCCGGATGACGCGGAAAACTCCGCCCTGCTCGTTTCGTTCGCCGACATCACCGCCGAGCACAACGCCAGAGCCCACCTCGCCTATCAGGCCCACCACGATCCGCTGACAGGGTTACCTAACCGCGCCCAGATCGAGGCGAGGCTCGCGAGGGCCGCGACGACGGGTGTCCAGCCCCTGGCGGCGGTGCTGTTCGTCGATCTCGACAATCTCAAGGCGATCAACGACGATCTGGGGCATCATGCCGGCGACAGGGCGCTCCGGGAAACCGCGCGACGACTGCGCAACAGCGTGCGCGACGGCGATTTCGTCGGCCGCCTCAGCGGCGACGAATTCGTGGTGTTGCTGTACGGGTTCTTGGACCGCCCGGCGCTGGAAGCCCTCGCCGCGCGCATGCACGGCGAGTTCGCGGAACCGATCTATGTCGCTAGCAGGCTTCGCAGGGTCAGCGTCAGCATCGGAGTCACCGAGCTGTCGGCAGAGGACCAGCGCAACGTCGAGGACATTCTGCGCGACGCGGACGCCGCGATGTACCGGGCCAAGATCCTGCGCGCCGGAACGTGTTTCGGGTGA
- a CDS encoding beta-ketoacyl synthase N-terminal-like domain-containing protein, whose amino-acid sequence MTTAHMGIAGIGAVTGYGWGKDTLWNGLASGKPAATLYPGFGPGENDDAWLARIRDEGDPRDGLSRFGQALRAAAREAITDARRRGWTPGPRVGLLHAVVIAEVEGWRNFYLKDHANRRVRDYLTLMPSTPVSMLMREYGFHGPAMNVSAMCASGNAALITAKMWLDTGMVDDVVFVSTDLSLTPENVEHFVRLGVGVVDTDPLDACRPFQQGSRGFPAGEAAVGFVLSRRSDAPYVHVLGGAMTHDAFHLTSVDPSRTEVDRCVVDALASSGVDARDIAYLNAHGPGTQQCDTVEAAVLDEVLGGTPHIYSVKPLTGHCQGAAAAVEVAAAALGYGQKQVPAPPTVAPGHPRLLDGLTPMRPGLTLKTSLGMGGHNAAVVLAPVA is encoded by the coding sequence ATGACTACAGCGCACATGGGCATCGCGGGAATCGGGGCTGTCACCGGCTACGGCTGGGGGAAGGACACGTTGTGGAACGGGCTGGCGAGTGGGAAACCGGCCGCGACGCTGTATCCGGGTTTCGGGCCCGGCGAGAACGACGACGCCTGGCTGGCCCGGATCCGCGACGAGGGCGACCCCCGCGACGGTCTGAGCCGCTTCGGCCAGGCGCTGCGCGCCGCGGCACGCGAAGCCATCACCGACGCCCGCCGACGCGGTTGGACACCCGGACCGCGGGTGGGCCTGCTGCACGCGGTCGTGATCGCCGAGGTCGAGGGCTGGCGCAACTTCTATCTGAAGGACCACGCCAACCGGCGCGTCCGCGACTACCTGACGTTGATGCCGTCCACCCCGGTGTCGATGTTGATGCGGGAGTACGGGTTTCACGGCCCGGCGATGAACGTCTCGGCGATGTGCGCGTCGGGGAACGCCGCGCTCATCACCGCCAAGATGTGGCTGGACACAGGCATGGTCGACGACGTCGTGTTCGTCTCCACCGACCTGTCCCTGACCCCGGAGAACGTCGAGCACTTCGTCCGGCTCGGCGTCGGTGTCGTCGACACCGATCCGCTGGATGCGTGCCGTCCGTTCCAGCAGGGCAGTCGTGGGTTCCCGGCCGGCGAGGCCGCCGTGGGCTTCGTGCTGTCCCGACGAAGCGACGCGCCCTACGTGCACGTGCTCGGCGGGGCGATGACCCACGACGCCTTCCACCTCACCTCGGTGGACCCGTCCCGGACCGAGGTGGACCGCTGCGTGGTGGACGCGCTGGCGTCCTCGGGCGTCGACGCGAGGGATATCGCGTACTTGAACGCGCACGGACCCGGTACCCAGCAGTGCGACACCGTCGAGGCGGCGGTCCTCGACGAGGTCCTCGGCGGCACGCCCCACATCTATTCGGTCAAGCCGCTGACGGGGCACTGCCAGGGCGCCGCGGCCGCCGTGGAGGTCGCCGCGGCGGCGCTGGGCTACGGCCAGAAGCAGGTGCCCGCCCCGCCGACCGTCGCCCCGGGCCATCCCCGACTGCTGGACGGACTGACGCCGATGCGGCCGGGGCTGACCCTGAAGACCTCGTTGGGCATGGGAGGGCACAACGCGGCCGTCGTCCTCGCCCCTGTTGCGTGA